In the genome of Oncorhynchus nerka isolate Pitt River linkage group LG4, Oner_Uvic_2.0, whole genome shotgun sequence, the window TAAAACCCTCGTTTCCCCTCAGAATGCTGGCGCCGTTATCGGAAAGGGTGGCAAGAATATAAAAGCCTTACGCACAGACGTGAGTATACAGAATTGGCATCATCAAATCTTTTCCTCGACTAGGGGATTTGCTGTAAAGCTATAATTATTAGGACTGAGAATTGCTAGGGACCTCAGGATACGATATCACAATACTTGGGTGCCAAtacaatatgtattgcgattctcatgaTTGTGAGAATTCTGTGTATTGCGATTGGACGTTGCAAATGTATTATTGTTCaccatgtctgctgcagagacgAGGGGGAGCATAAGGACGAGTTTTGATCACTCACGGAAATAAATTTGCTGGCTTACTACCTAAAAATTGGAGAACAACCTATAGGATGAAATACCAGAGTTTTGACACAGCAGACTAGCGTGAGCTAATGCTACCTACAGTAGCAAATAAATatgtacaatgcattcggaaagtattcagaccccttgacttccatTGTtagattacagccttattctaaactggATTACCCCCCCTAAAATGACAAATCAAacagttttttaaaaatgtttgctaatttaaactgaaatcacatttatataagtattcagacccttcagatcactactttgttgaagcaccttcagcagcaattacagccttgagtcttcttgggtatgacgctaccagcttggcacacctgtatttcctgcgttgtcttggctgtgtgcttaaggtcattgtcctgttggaaggtgaacattcgccccagtcggaggtccttagcactctggagcaggttttcatcaaggatctgtctcccagtccctgctgctgaaaaacatccccacagtatgatgctgccacccccatgctccACCGTAGGGAATGTGCCAGGTTTCTTCCTGATGTGATGCCtttcattcaggccaaagagtcttgtttctcatgttctgagagtcctttaggtgccttttggcaaactccaagcgtgctgGCATGTGCCTtatactgaagagtggcttctgtctggccactccaccgtaaaggcctgattggtggagtgctgcagagatggctgtccttctggaaggttctcccatctctggactcgagctctgtcagtgaccatcggattTTGGGTCACCATTTAGGTCACTATCGGGTTTTGGGTCACCAAGAAGAgtctgatggaggccactgtgttcatggggtcctttaatgctgcagaatgtttttggtagccttccccagatctgtgcctcgacacagtcctgtctttGTGCTCTACATACCgtttcttcaacctcatggcttggttttttctctgacatacactgtcaactgtgggaccttatatagacaggtgtgagcctttccaaatcatgtccaatcaattgaatttaccacaggtggactctaatcaagttgtagaaacatctcaaggatgatcaatggaaacagaatgcacctgagttcaattctgagtttcatagcaaagggtctgaatacttatgtaaataagatttctgttttttatatttgatacatttgcaaaaatgtctaagcctgttttcgctttgtcattatgggtattgtgtgttgattgatacattttagaataaggcagtaacgtaacaatgtggaaagaGTCGACGGTTTTGAATACTTTCTGGGTGCACTGTATATGTATAGATATCATATTGTCCAAAAATATTGAGATATGTAACTTTTTTTTCTCCCATCACTAATAATTGACGTTGTATATCTAACATTTTCATAGACATTATGGTATCCAGCAACCCCATTTCTAATGACAACCCTAACGAGCCCTATTAAACAAATGTGGTCCCTGTAATTAAATGGTTTTCCTCTGATAAAAGTAATCTCCCATCTATAGACTGACTGTCATTGTTTGACTTGATTGGTCAAATGGTGCATGTCTGAAAGTTTGAGGTACAACTGCAGCTTTATTTTATACAGTAGTCAGATTCTCGCTTTCCCAAATGGCACATCTATAGGTTGGCTCATGTGGACAGACATGGTTTGGCTCGATTGGACCAGATTTGGGTTCGAGGGTCGTTGGGGCATTCTCATGGTTCAGATAAAAGGAAACGATCCTCCCTACTGAACTCTGAATGTGATTTCTAATGCCCCTTACAGCCTTGAAACTATACCGGACTGTGGCGATGTCCCTTCAACTGGTGTCTCAAAGCCTGAGCGGACCTATAGTCTGTTACAACCTCTATAGCCATGCAGTCCATTTAgctaacagtgtgttgttgtttgttagaGCTGGCTCAGTCTAGTCGCCGTTGttcttttaaatttttttttaaagcagtatAGTGATGGAGTATAGCGTGTATTCAATTAAAATGtattccttctccccctcttccctctcctttacttttttatttttggCCACCTTCCTCCGTTGCCCATGTACTGGATCGACATGCCCCTCCTGCGTTGCCCACCTTGACGTTGGCCCAACCTCCGCCCCTGAACGCCCGCCCACCTGACACCCCGGTTGGCCCCGCCCCACCCCGCCGCCCGCCCACAAACGTGCCCCTCCTTAAACGGGCATCTTACTTGACATCATGTGATTGAATGCCCTTGCCCAATGCCAACCTCCACGGCCAATGCAGTACAATGCCAGTGTATCAGTCCCTGACAGCAGTGGCCCAGAGCGGTATGTCCCACCAGTTATTGCCTCACTGCCTGATTAGAACAGAGAAACATGTCTTTGATAACCTGCCTTCTGTTTCATTTTAACATTTTTTTACATATAgaacccctccccttcccctttaTCAGGAGACGTGTATTGTTCCATTGAATTTTTCTGTCTTCTCCCCCCACATTTAGGTATTTCCATTTAATTTAGACCTTTTTTTGTCACTACAAATGAAGTCACTTGTCCCGTACAGGGGGAGATTTCAAAATAATAATCCTCCACTTTCAGTAGTTCTTGTTGAACTGTTGGATGTTTCCTTGCTGTGATATTATTCGTCTTGAACTGTGGAAAGGAAAGCCAATGATATTTCTCGCTCTGTCCTTCTGGCCCACCTTGCTCCCCCCTACCCCCTGCGCCCCTCCCCCACCCCACTGTTCTCAACATCACTGTTCATGATCTGAGCGCTCAAGCTCCGCCCACTCTGTCACTCATCACTGTCGTCTCTTTTTTCCCCCCCTTGTGCTGCATCTCCCTGTTTGGTTTCTCTCAGGCCCCCATCGGTCCAGACTGCCTGCCAAACCTCTCATTCCCCCCCGCTCCTGTCCGCCACCTACTGGTTACCACTCGCATCCCCCCACCCCCTGCTTTCTTTATTTGTTTCTGTTCTACCCCCGACCCCCTGTCACTATGAGAAGTTTCACGATTGTGATGGCGAGTTTATTCTATCTTTTTTAAATTGCTGCACATGATGGTTAAAAGAAGGCTCCCCCCTGACTGTGGCCAGCCTTGTGCCTCACGTTGTAATCTAACGCCCTGCCAAACCTGCCCCATTCCAATCTTCCTGTCTTTCTTTGTTGAATGTGAGATAAGCGAGTGCATGTCAAGTTGCTCGTATTTCAGGGAAAGCCAAAATATGTACTGTATACAGCAGTCCTCTTCTTCCTTTGCTTTTAGTTTTTTAAACTCTTTGTGTGACCTTCACGTGAGTGTTAGTCTTGAAGTAAGTTTTCTTTTACTtctgttttttcttttctttctgtTTTGCCTCATTACCTGTGGCCACATGCCATTCCCTAACAGGATCCTGAGTGTGAGTGCAGATATTGACACTATCGGAGAGATTCTGCTGAAGATCATCCCTACTCTGGAAGAGGTGAGTCCCCCGCGGCCTCCAAAGACATACAGCACATGTGTAGGTTTGTATTTTTCCGGATCCTCAGTCGAGAGTCAAAGGCCGTATTTGACCTGACTGATCTGTACCTGTTTTTTCCTAGTACCAGCATTATAACGGGATTGATTTTGACTGCGAGCTGCGTTTGCTGATCCATCAGAGTTTGGCCGGGGGAATCATCGGGGTGAAAGGTGCCAAGATAAAGGAGTTAAGAGAGGTAAGATGGGATCCTGTTGTCTGTCATGTGTACACCACTGGTTTCAAAATGCTGACTTGACTCAGTCCATAGTCATGGGTAAAGATAAGCTGAAATGTAGAGTGCATGTGCTTGATCAGTCTTTAATCGTTGTTGCCAACTTGTCCTTAGATGGCTATGGGCAGTGTATTGGAAGATGTATATTATTTCATGCTCAAAGCTGAAGAAGAGTCAAACCCATTTTGAACATTTTACATTGTGTGGGTGTATTTCATGCTGAgcttcctctgtctccaccagaACACCCAGACCACCATCAAGCTGTTCCAGGAGTGTTGTCCTCAGTCCACTGACCGTGTGGTTCTGGTTGGAGGGAAGCCAGACCGTGTTGTTGAATGCATCAAAGTTATCCTGGACCTGGTATCTGAGGTGGGTGAGAGTTCAGTTCTGAGCCAGTGACCACAACACACTCACCCATCACCAGTGTCTAAACATGGAAACTCACTGAAAGTCAGTCACTTATACTAGAATTGTACCGATTTTTAACAGCagacacttttttttgttttgttttacatattccaTTTACAACAGTTGTGGACATTGTAGTCATTTCAGAGCTACATTTCTTCACAGGGCTACATACATATAGCATCTCAATAGTATTATCCATCTTTCTGTAGGCTCCTATCAAAGGGCGCGCCCAGCCCTATGACCCCAACTTCTACGACGAGACGTATGACTACGGCGGCTTCACCATGATTTATGAAGAGCGGGGCCGGCGGCCCATGGGGGGCTTCCCCATGCGGGGCAGGGGGGGCTTTGAACGCATGCCCCCCGGCCGCGGGGGACGACCTATGCCCCCCTCCAGGCGGGACTATGACGACATGAGCCCTCGTCGGGGACCGCCCCCTCCCCTGCCAGGTAGAGGAGGGCGTGGAGGGAGCCGGGCTcgaaacctgcccctccccccaccaccacccccaagAGGAGGGTAAGGAGCTTAGCTTCCTTTTTGTTCTTTCATTGACTTGTTTGTTTATGGCTACCTCTTTTTTTATCACATTCAGTTACTCCGTTAAAAAAATCTAACCGTGTACTTTCCCTGTGTGTAAGTGCCACAGCTTCCCCACTACTGTTAGGAGAAATCCCTGAGATGATGTATATGACTATGTTAACGCGATCATATGGCCCTAAGTCATACTATTAGACTAGTCCTTAAAGTCATCTTTAAGTTCTCAGTTCCACTGAGTCATGTTGCCCGTGTTGTTTGTTTGCAGAGGGGACCGGTTCTCCCACCAGAGTTATCACGGCAACATGGACGACAGACCAAAGTAAGTCATTTGTGTAAAAGGCAGCAACTGCAAAAGTGGTTAGGGTGAAACTTTTCCACTTCTCCAAATCAGCATAGTTTTTTGGAGAATGGAGCTCTCGGCTGTGGAGTTGAAAATGTTGGGTTTACTCTTCTGTTGATTTAATGGGCGTCAATATGATTTTAACCATGGCACAGTAGCTATTCTGTCAACATGACCTCTTTTCCTATAAGTGGATGACTATATGAACACCACATCTGCATCGGTGTCCACCAATGAATACTGATTCTAAAACAAGTTGTTGTGGCTCTTCACACTCTCGGGTGGCTAAACGACAAGCCAAGAAGGACTTGTCACACTTGTGTTGTATGGACTTGTCAGCCCGTTGGTTTGGGGGACACTGTCTGTCCACTAAAGGTGGTAAACTGAACCCTCTCCATCTCATGCCATGTTAACCCTGACAACCTCCCATCTTATCGAAGCAGCGACAGGAGAGGAAGACCAGGAGACCGCTACAACAGCATGGTGAGTGACCTCGGCATTTATGTGTTTGGATAAGGGTTTACGCATGGTAGAGCGAGTTAGTCTGTCAATTGCCTGGTGTTATAATAGTAGGCAAGTCGACACAGTTTGGATTGTCGTAGCTACTCTACTTATGGAAATGGATTGGTATTGTTTTCCTGTTCTAGTGAAAGCACTGTGGTTTGGACACTGTGGCGCTGCTCTTCAACGAGCGAGCGCACTGGTTAGGCCTCTTGTTGCCTGGCAACAGTTGTCTCCTTGGTTACCAAGGAGCAACTGAGTACATAGTCTGGAGCTGCTAAACTAACAAATGAACTTGAGGTGAAACCAACGCGATTTCCGGGCAGGGTTGGTAGGGTCGTACCAATAATGTACATAGTCGAAAATGAATAGGGCAGCTAAGATTCATATGCGCAAATTATGGAGCTCAATCTTAAATGTAAACTAGTATTGACTTGATGTAGGTTTCAGTGTTGTAATAAGCTTCTCATTTTGTTTTTCTCTCTTCCCCATGTCCTGCTGAATACAGAGTGGTGGATATGGTGGTGAGTCTCCGCTCTTCCACATTTACTTTTGGTCATGGTAGTCTCTACCCTGTTTGAATGTCTCTTAGGTCGGTGTAAAGACCTTTCTGTCCAGTAAGCACCACCAGCTCTCCCCCTGCCCTTTGTCACCCTGTTGGTCTATGTTGTCTGTCAGCCACAATGTGACGTATTGTTATTCTTTTCCTCCATCTTTTCAAAGACAACAATTCTTCGTGGGAGCCCTTTCAGTCTGGTGAGTGAAAAAGGATCACATTTGTATCATGTCTCATTTTGTTGCTTCTGTATTTTGTTGTAGTTTTTATAAAGGGAAGACTTTCCCCACAACAGTGGATAAATTCTAAATGATATCTCTTGGTCTCTCCAGGTGGCCGAGGGTCATACAGTGACATCGGGGGTCCCGTCATCACAACACAAGTGACCATCCCCAAAGATGTGAGTAAAGGATCAAATAGCAGTCCCAAGCATAATcttaccaccacacacacacacttccataaAATATGTACTGGAGAAAAAAAGAGTTGAGATTATTTCCAATTGATCAGAAACTCCTCACATAAGCCTCTATTCATACATTGTTGAAATTGCCCCTATACTTGGTTGTCATTGTGCCAATCACATTGTTGGGGAAAAGTAACCCTGGCTCCTCACTTGTCGTAGCTGGCCGGCTCCATCATCGGGAAGGGCGGCCAGCGGATCAAGCAGATCCGTCACGAGTCGGGAGCGTCCATCAAGATAGACGAGCCACTAGAGGGCTCAGAGGACCGCATCATCACCATCAATGGAACACAGGACCAGATCCAGAACGCCCAGTATCTACTGCAGAACAGGCATGTGCTAGCACCCTTTCCTCTTCTCCGGTGAAAGCAGTATGGTGGAAACCTATTCAACCCGTCACCTATCAGTGGTAATCAAGGAAGAAAAAAAATAGTTGTTCATGACTAATGGAAATGAAATTGAACATAATGGAGTTTTAGAAATGATTCCTGGGGTTCCTTTATTCACTTTTCCACTGTTTTGTGTTGCAGTGTGAAGCAGTACTCTGGTCGGTTCTTCTAAACAGGAAAGTGGAGTGAAGCCAAACTGCCATGCGCATTCTCTCCCTCAGAGCCAACATTCCCCTGCTTTGGGTAGATGTGCTCTCCCCCGGTCATTTAACACACCATCTTTTAattagaagaagtttggaaattCTCTCAAAGCTGTTGAATGAATCCCTGTTATTTTTTGCGCTGCTTGTTTTTTTCCTGGATTCTTGTGCTGTTCTGTACTTGGAGTAAActcatgtgttctctctctgcctcccctgagCCACTCCTCCCCCCAGTCAGTACAGCATGCAGAATGTAATCTTGTTTTGTAAGGAACATTttatgattaaaaaaataaatgtaggttctttttgcttattttttttttaactgaaaGACTAGGTGCtgtataaaaactgaaatatacagtaatcattgttttattttgttgGTTATCTGATGGGGCCAAAAGGAAAAGTACTGTTGATTTTAATTTCAGTGTAAGTTTTCTACCTGATTTCAGATGTTTAACAAGCCACTCATAGGGATTTAGACTTGCTTTTGAGTCAGTTTGTAAGCATTTGTTACATTTTAGATGGGATCTTTGTAGACGCCAGTCAGTTTGCAAGGGAAATGTAGCCTTTCTGTCCATATGAGTGGCATGTTCGCTCTACCCCTGTCTGTAGTATCTGCTGGAAGTCTGAGTAATAAAATCTGTGCCACCTTTTACTGAACGTGTGGTGGGGGGCAGGCATAAACAATTATGACATGTAGGGCTAACGCATCATAATTACAAATGAACTGTTTACTTGCTAGTCGAAACTTGGACATTTCCGACTTGCTGATTCTCTGAACGCTGCACGTGTATAACTAAAACCAGTTAACTATTTAATCTAATATTTTTAAGATTGGTAAAattagcccataggcctattcTTAAATCCAATATATGTAGGTAGTGGACTGCCCACCGTTTTAATTTGCcaactaggtttccatccaattggcgacagattttcatgtcaATATTCTAAAATCCGCTTAAAAACAATTGTACATTTCAATGATATTGACCTGTTGCGGATTAAAAGGGTGTACGCGATGACGTAGTTTACATAACTTTTTGTTTATGTACAGAATataagttaaatgggtttctatCGTGTTTACCTCTACTGATGGTTTGCGTTGTAGGCCTATTGCGAATGCGCACTTTGGTCTTGCCACATGCGCTTTAATTCAACAGCTAACAAATACGGTGCGGGTAGGATAGGATAGCCTACATGAGAATATTCTATATATTCAAAAGGCAGCCAAGCCTCGATAAAGTCTCCAGAATAAGAcgctcgatatttattggaaagtagCATCGATCACcgcgtgcactttcaccaccttgTGAAGTTAATAACAAATCTGTAACTTAATCTGTAGCCTAAACTGCATTTTTtcagtcgtagtgggaggaccacacaacatattgTATAActaagtttacttcgatatgattcGTATATCAATATTTCCGTATAAAGCCAAGGCGTTATACCATCGCCATTTCTTGCATCATTCATTTTATCGACCGTCTGGTGTGTGTTGTCGATATTTGGAAAGTTTACCGAAAAATGTGCTGTTATCCGGCCTATCGTGAAATGTTTTATCAGACATACTTTACACTCGTAAAAttgttggatggaaacctggttatagTAACGTGCTGGCGCGACATGCCCTCATGAGCCTTTCCCATCTAAACACACCCTCCTAACGTCACATGGATCGGGTCTTGAGTGTAGTTGCGTTACGCCGGCACAACACGGCAGCTGCAGCAAGAATGGCTAGAATTGTGTCAAAATAAGAGTCCTCTACTACGAGAGACTGTCCGACCCTCCTTCACTCTCATGGGCCAACACTTTTTAAATTTGGTGAAGATGATTACGATGCATGATGTGGGAAAATGCAAATAAAGACTAGGATGAGTGATGAAGTTGAAGAATGAAGAGGGTGTATGAAGAAAAATGTTTTACATGTACTTTTCTGTGTGGAGCACTTTTATTTGGAAGGCTCTTGCCTTTTTGCTGCTAGGTTCACATAGCCTGTATTCTGTACATCATGAAATTATAAGATTGGACAAGCAAAGGTGAGAATAGAAAAAAATGGAGCAAAGTTAAACAGACTATTTTCAAGAAGACAAATTCAAACGCACCATATTGTGGCATGAGATACTTTTTTTGATATTCCCGTGTAATGATGGAATTtagttttttatacatttgtggCGATATGGAGTAAAAGTCCGCCATAGTCACCCACCACGCCCGGAGTTCAACATTTGGAGGTAAAGATGTGCTGGTATTAAATTATTCATTCTCCCACAGATTGACTGCTACCCAATTTGGCTGCTACTGCATTTCTTTGGAGGACCGCAGTTTATATAAAAAGAAAAGAACGTGGTCTATTTCTGCcaaaggtttttttttttttttatctgtgaATTGCATTTGCGTTATTATTGCGCTTGGCTTTTACTGCCTGTACGGCACTGTACTGAACATTCAGGCTGAGCTGAGGGAAGTATTTTTAGAAATATAAATATCTTTTAAAATTATAATTGTTTTCTTTCACTTTGGGAATATAGGTTTACCTCTTCGACCCGAAAGTAGCCAAAGTGTTTTCAAGGGAGTCATGACTTTGAACTCCATAGGGGCCTGTTGCCTCAGCGAAGAGGGAAAGGAGGCTCGGCGGATCAACGACGAGATCGAAAGGCAGCTTCGCCGGGACAAGAAAGACTCGAACCGCGAGTTCAAGCTGTTGCTTCTCGGTAAACTAAGTTCTGAATCCCAATCAAAGCACTGATATGACATTGAAACAATGTTTAAAATAATGATACATTTTATGACTATCATTGTTACACGGTTGGCTCTGTTATTTCATGTACACGCCTATAATAAACTTGGCAATTATATTCAAATGAGATATTGCCAAGAAAACAATGTTTATTGTTGTGCATTGTCTTTAGTACTCTTTGATGTTTATATAACTTGAATATGTTCACACAACCAGCTCAGCTTGCTGGGAGTAAAATAAATGATAACTTAATGTAAGAATGCTGACAGCAAATGGGCCAATATAGTTTGTTAGGCAACTAAGGAAGTGTTACAATTGCTACAATAATCACTAGGTTGTTAAATTGCAGAGGGGGACACATTTCTTAGAAATCATCGAATCTTGTCATGGATCACCACCCATTTAAATTAGTAGATCAGAAATCTATTCCAGTGGCATACTGTACATACAATGCACACACAGTAGCCAAAACCTCAGACACTTTTGTATCAACATTTAATGGCCAACACAGTCCCTCTCTTCCGTAGCAGGTGACAAATTGCAATTGCTTTAATCTAAATTTAACTTATTAATGAAATTAACAATATAAAGATGACACTATTATAAGCTTAAAATGTGCCTCACTTTCATCAGCAACCTCCGGCTACTGTGTGGGTTAGTGAGAAGAGAGCCACTGCACACATTAATGGTGTTTAAAAGTAGGGATTTAAAAGTGAAACTGAGTTCATCTCTGAGCTTTTTTTCTCCCCAGGGACTGGTGAGAGTGGGAAGAGCACCTTCATCAAGCAGATGAGGATCATCCATGGGACGGGCTACTCCGAGGACGACAAGCGAGGCTTCACCAAGCTGGTGTACCAGAACATCTTCACTGCCATGCAGACCATGATCCATGCTATGGAGACCCTGCAGATCCTCTACAAGTGTGAAGGCAACCAGGTAACCCTTTTGTTGTTTATTCTATACCAACTTTTCCCGTTTATTGTCAACATTTGGTGTTGGTCGCCCACAAGTCTGTTGGTGAGGAGTTTTTGCACCATAATACATTTTATGGACCTGTGTTTTTCTAGACTTTGACACCTTGTAATCTCACCTGGAAAAACTATGAGCATTAGTCATAGCCTCTAGTCTAGAGCAGGGATATTCAACCTCGGGTCTGCGGACCACTAGGGGTCTGCGGAGGTACTGCATGAGGTcccaaaaataaaaacataaaaaagTATATTCCCCCCAAAGTTTTTATGAATATCGCTAGCAATCACATACTAAACACATTTTGAATTACATACCTACAGTATAAAATAGGAGACTCTTATTTCTAATGATAACTTTAGTTCTCAATTCCTAATATTGAGCGAATTACATTCATTGGAGCTATTTACACTCACTGGAGTACATGACATAGTCTGTTAAAAAGTACCTGTGAGAGCACCAATCGCTGCAAAATAATGAGTAACAATCTACCATGTCTATtaattttaaaatgttgattaatTCTCCTTGCCATTATCATTCAACTTATTATAAAACATGAAACGTATTTCTAACGTATGATCGGGGTCCCTGGGCCGCCGGTTTGGCTGGGTGGGAGTGCCTGGGCAAGAAAAGGTTGAAGACCCCTCATCTAGGGGCTTTCTGGCAGGTCACATTGTCAGAAAAAACTCCCGACCCTAGCTGTAATGACCAAGCCCATGTTTGTACAGACCTTTTATTCGTTTCTAGAGGCTCTGTGAGGCTTGTAGTAAGGGGTTAGATGATGCCATTATGATATATGTAACTTTGTTTACTTTCTGCCTAGCTGGTGATGTCATTAGTTACTGAGCAGGATGACAGACAAGGTCTTGTAAAAGGTACACGTGATTGACTGTTGGCCCACACAAAGTAGGGAATCTCCACGAGAGAGACAAATATACTTTGCTGACCTTTCTATCCCGTAAAATCTCCATATAATAATCATAGAAATCCACTGCTATGTGCTGCCTGCCTCACACTAACACCCATTTCAATTCTAGATAGGTTTGGGGCCAAGCTAACACAATCCCTTGCCTGCCGTTTACAAGAATGTGATCACTCAGACAAATGCCTCTCTACGTCTCTCAAGTAATgatctctttccccttctctttgtctttctctcaccTTTTTCAGGGCCATGCAAATATTGTCATTGAAGTGGACGTGGAGAAGATCACGTTTACAAATCCGTACATTGACGCCATTAAGAGTCTATGGAATGACCCAGGGATCCAGGAATGCTATGATCGGAAGAGGGAATACCAGCTCTCAGACTCTGCCAAATAGTGAGTAAAGCAGTCACCATTACCCGCCTCTAGTCTAGACTGCCAAACAGTGACTagacacagagaccagtaaataaCTACTCCCTAACTCTTGCCAAATAGTTTCCCCTGTGTCCAATACCAGTTATGTTAAGAAACATCTCATTCTCATACATAACAGGCTGTGCAGATTTAGGTAAGCAATGAAGAGGTACAATGACCAGATTGCTTCCTATTGTGATGCTCGGGTGAAAGATTACATATCTTATGACCTCTGTGTTTTTCTGAGAAGTGATATAATGAGTAACAGAACTGTAAACAGAATAATAATGATACTAACCCCAGCCCTCTCATGCCCTTTCAGCTACCTGAATTCACTGGACCGTATAGCTGAGTCATCTTATGTGCCGACCCAGCAGGATGTGCTCAGGGTCCGGGTCCCCACCACAGGCATCATCGAGTACCCCTTTGATCTCCAGAGTGTGGTCTTCAGGTAAACATCCACATAGCCTACTACCTACCATCTCCCTGTCTGGTGAACACGAGTAATCAAGATTATCCTAGAAGATTAAACTGTTATCAGAGGCATCATTTTGATTTACTCAAATACAAATTGACATTGTTCCATGCATAGTAATGGCATTTTAATAACTCATCATAACCCAATAGAAAAAGAGTTTACTCTGTATTCTCTATACCTGCTTGTTGAGCGTTTTCCCCTAAACCTCATCGTGCTGTGCTGCTGTTCTCAGGATGGTGGATGTGGGTGGTCAGAGGTCCGAGAGGCGGAAATGGATCCACTGCTTTGAGAATGTCACCTCCATCATGTTCCTGGTGGCTCTCAGTGAATACGACCAGGTCCTGGTAGAGTCTGACAACGAGGTGAGTTTGGCCATTGCGGTTTCAACAGTCCAAAGCATTATGATGTTTTTAGAGGACATTGTATCAGTCCACGGCAGCCATGTTGGAGCCTCCCGGATAATGCCGACCAATGATAGTCAGCTAAATATTGACCATTTTAAACTGTGCTAACCAACTGTAATGCTTGAACTCGTGAATGGGGTAGATGGACTGCTAAGAGGCAGAAGCATGACATCTTACTCGAAAGTTGGACAAACTCTCTGCCTCTTGCTATCTCTCTATGACTCGCTCTGTtctagt includes:
- the LOC115126753 gene encoding heterogeneous nuclear ribonucleoprotein K-like isoform X1, with the protein product METEIEQQEEETTFSNTDTNGKRPAEDMDEEQAFKRSRNTDEMVELRVLLQSKNAGAVIGKGGKNIKALRTDYNASVSVPDSSGPERILSVSADIDTIGEILLKIIPTLEEYQHYNGIDFDCELRLLIHQSLAGGIIGVKGAKIKELRENTQTTIKLFQECCPQSTDRVVLVGGKPDRVVECIKVILDLVSEAPIKGRAQPYDPNFYDETYDYGGFTMIYEERGRRPMGGFPMRGRGGFERMPPGRGGRPMPPSRRDYDDMSPRRGPPPPLPGRGGRGGSRARNLPLPPPPPPRGGGDRFSHQSYHGNMDDRPNSDRRGRPGDRYNSMSGGYGDNNSSWEPFQSGGRGSYSDIGGPVITTQVTIPKDLAGSIIGKGGQRIKQIRHESGASIKIDEPLEGSEDRIITINGTQDQIQNAQYLLQNRHVLAPFPLLR
- the LOC115126753 gene encoding heterogeneous nuclear ribonucleoprotein K-like isoform X5; amino-acid sequence: METEIEQQEEETTFSNTDTNGKRPAEDMDEEQAFKRSRNTDEMVELRVLLQSKNAGAVIGKGGKNIKALRTDYNASVSVPDSSGPERILSVSADIDTIGEILLKIIPTLEEYQHYNGIDFDCELRLLIHQSLAGGIIGVKGAKIKELRENTQTTIKLFQECCPQSTDRVVLVGGKPDRVVECIKVILDLVSEAPIKGRAQPYDPNFYDETYDYGGFTMIYEERGRRPMGGFPMRGRGGFERMPPGRGGRPMPPSRRDYDDMSPRRGPPPPLPGRGGRGGSRARNLPLPPPPPPRGGGDRFSHQSYHGNMDDRPNDRRGRPGDRYNSMSGGYGDNNSSWEPFQSGGRGSYSDIGGPVITTQVTIPKDLAGSIIGKGGQRIKQIRHESGASIKIDEPLEGSEDRIITINGTQDQIQNAQYLLQNSVKQYSGRFF
- the LOC115126753 gene encoding heterogeneous nuclear ribonucleoprotein K-like isoform X2, which produces METEIEQQEEETTFSNTDTNGKRPAEDMDEEQAFKRSRNTDEMVELRVLLQSKNAGAVIGKGGKNIKALRTDYNASVSVPDSSGPERILSVSADIDTIGEILLKIIPTLEEYQHYNGIDFDCELRLLIHQSLAGGIIGVKGAKIKELRENTQTTIKLFQECCPQSTDRVVLVGGKPDRVVECIKVILDLVSEAPIKGRAQPYDPNFYDETYDYGGFTMIYEERGRRPMGGFPMRGRGGFERMPPGRGGRPMPPSRRDYDDMSPRRGPPPPLPGRGGRGGSRARNLPLPPPPPPRGGGDRFSHQSYHGNMDDRPNSDRRGRPGDRYNSMSGGYGDNNSSWEPFQSGGRGSYSDIGGPVITTQVTIPKDLAGSIIGKGGQRIKQIRHESGASIKIDEPLEGSEDRIITINGTQDQIQNAQYLLQNSVKQYSGRFF
- the LOC115126753 gene encoding heterogeneous nuclear ribonucleoprotein K-like isoform X3, encoding METEIEQQEEETTFSNTDTNGKRPAEDMDEEQAFKRSRNTDEMVELRVLLQSKNAGAVIGKGGKNIKALRTDYNASVSVPDSSGPERILSVSADIDTIGEILLKIIPTLEEYQHYNGIDFDCELRLLIHQSLAGGIIGVKGAKIKELRENTQTTIKLFQECCPQSTDRVVLVGGKPDRVVECIKVILDLVSEAPIKGRAQPYDPNFYDETYDYGGFTMIYEERGRRPMGGFPMRGRGGFERMPPGRGGRPMPPSRRDYDDMSPRRGPPPPLPGRGGRGGSRARNLPLPPPPPPRGGGDRFSHQSYHGNMDDRPNDRRGRPGDRYNSMSGGYGDNNSSWEPFQSGGRGSYSDIGGPVITTQVTIPKDLAGSIIGKGGQRIKQIRHESGASIKIDEPLEGSEDRIITINGTQDQIQNAQYLLQNRHVLAPFPLLR